In the genome of Candoia aspera isolate rCanAsp1 chromosome 1, rCanAsp1.hap2, whole genome shotgun sequence, one region contains:
- the LOC134489197 gene encoding uncharacterized protein LOC134489197 has product MQLFHSAQEAKNSVLETKWHELKTSQENLRSELQQMRDRNRILEMNCHELIARQENLKVEVQKMRLDIQNITTCHQKTLKKRNIQNGAGCPSSELNHVGFSNLHSPCAERKWLIEPQADLLTRNTGSSEITQKSDFFQNIYPEVVHNETPREKIVSLTSSSGTPESNRNHFSKGIKTRSSQCSKASEVHLSEKWIEKNQELQQLMIKLKETLGLQVQPGCPSDGLLSSAERLCKSFSDLITHVASPARKTEVGGNGLSILSDLPS; this is encoded by the exons ATGCAACTGTTTCACTCTGCTCAAGAAGCCAAAAACTCTGTACTAGAAACAAAGTGGCATGAGCTAAAAACAAGCCAGGAGAATCTCAGATCTGAGCTTCAGCAAATGAGGGACAGAAACCGTATCCTGGAAATGAATTGTCATGAGTTAATAGCAAGACAGGAGAATCTCAAGGTGGAAGTTCAGAAAATGAGACTGGACATTCAG AATATCACTACATGCCACCAAAAAACCTTGAAGAAAAGGAATATTCAGAATGGAGCTGGCTGCCCATCATCTGAGCTCAACCATGTGGGATTTTCAAATTTGCACTCACCTTGTGCTGAAAGAAAATGGCTGATAGAGCCACAGGCTGACCTACTCACCAGGAATACAGGGTCATCAGAGATCACACAGAAGTCAGATTTCTTCCAAAATATCTACCCTGAAGTTGTACATAATGAAACCCCTAGGGAGAAAATTGTATCTTTAACAAGCAGCTCTGGAACTCCTGAGAGTAACAGGAACCACTTCAGCAAGGGGATTAAGACCAGAAGCTCCCAGTGTTCTAAGGCATCAGAGGTACACCTTAGTGAGAAGTGGATAGAGAAGAACCAGGAGCTGCAACAGTTAATGATAAAGTTGAAAGAAACACTAGGTCTCCAAGTGCAACCAG gtTGTCCCTCTGATGGGTTGCTGTCCAGTGCTGAGCGCCTTTGCAAGTCTTTCTCTGATCTCATCACTCATGTAgcttcaccagccaggaaaacTGAAGTTGGTGGCAATGGCCTGTCCATACTGTCTGATCTTCCAAGTTAA